The following proteins are co-located in the Mus caroli chromosome 7, CAROLI_EIJ_v1.1, whole genome shotgun sequence genome:
- the LOC110299253 gene encoding olfactory receptor 52R1-like, with protein MTHSLMLASRNSSSHSTFFILLGIPGLENYQFWVAFPFCVMYIVAVTGNITILHIIRIDHTLHEPMYLFLAMLATTDLVLSSSTQPKMLAILWFHDHKIEYHACLIQVFFIHAFSSVESGVLMAMALDRYVAICFPLRHSSILTTSVVIKLGAVVMVRGLLWVSPFCFMVSRMPFCPNKVIPQSYCEHMAVLKLVCADTRVNRGYGLFVAFSVVGFDIIVISVSYVMILRAVLRLPSGEARLKAFGTCASHIGVILTLYIPALFTFLTHRFGHHVPRVVHIMFANVYLLVPPMLNPIIYGVRTKQIRDRVTRGFCVKGS; from the coding sequence ATGACACATTCTCTCATGTTGGCTTCAAGGAACAGCTCTTCCCACTCTACATTTTTCATCTTGCTTGGAATCCCAGGACTGGAGAATTACCAATTCTGGGTTGCCTTTCCATTCTGTGTCATGTATATTGTGGCAGTGACTGGAAACATCACCATCCTTCACATAATCCGAATTGACCATACCCTACATGAGCCCATGTATCTCTTTCTGGCCATGCTGGCTACCACTGACTTGGTCCTGTCTTCCTCCACACAACCAAAAATGCTGGCCATACTATGGTTTCATGATCATAAGATTGAATATCATGCCTGCCTCATCCAGGTGTTCTTCATACATGCCTTTTCTTCTGTGGAGTCTGGGGTGCTCATGGCCATGGCCTTGGACCGCTATGTGGCTATCTGCTTCCCACTCCGACATTCCAGCATCCTGACCACATCTGTAGTCATCAAACTAGGGGCTGTTGTGATGGTGAGAGGGCTGCTGTGGGTGAGCCCCTTCTGTTTCATGGTCTCCAGAATGCCCTTCTGCCCCAACAAGGTCATTCCCCAGTCCTACTGTGAGCACATGGCTGTGCTCAAGTTGGTATGTGCTGATACCAGAGTCAATCGTGGATATGGACTCTTTGTGGCTTTCTCTGTGGTTGGCTTTGACATAATTGTCATCAGTGTATCTTATGTGATGATTCTGAGAGCTGTGTTGAGGTTGCCCTCAGGTGAAGCTCGCCTCAAAGCTTTTGGTACATGTGCTTCTCATATTGGTGTCATCTTAACCTTATATATCCCAGCCCTTTTCACCTTCCTCACCCACCGCTTTGGCCACCATGTGCCCCGAGTTGTTCACATCATGTTTGCCAATGTCTATCTTCTAGTTCCTCCCATGCTCAATCCCATTATATATGGAGTTAGAACCAAGCAGATCAGAGACAGGGTTACACGAGGGTTTTGTGTAAAAGGTTCATGA
- the LOC110299231 gene encoding olfactory receptor 51F1-like — MLQTQDNTEFLSNFTSKLPTFFLTGIPGLESAHGWISIPFCCLYATALSGNSMILFIIVTQHSLHEPMYYFLSVLSATDLGLTFSTMSTTLRILWFQANEISLDFCIVQMFFLHGFTCTESGVLLAMAFDRYVAICKPLRYTSILTNSRIIQIGFLVIMRTLLLIVPLFLLLKPVSFCKRNTLSHSYCYYPDVIKLACSDTRANNICGLVDLILTTGLDTPCIVLSYILIIRSVLNIASSEERHKAFSTCVSHIAAVAVFYIPMFSLSLVHRYGRSVPKVVHTMMANVYLLLPPVLNPIIYSVKTKQIRKAILSLLFAK; from the coding sequence ATGCTACAAACGCAGGACAACACAGAATTCCTAAGCAACTTCACATCGAAATTACCAACCTTCTTCTTGACTGGTATTCCTGGCCTAGAGTCTGCTCATGGCTGGATCTCCATTCCTTTCTGTTGTCTTTATGCCACCGCCCTCTCTGGCAACAGCATGATCCTCTTCATCATTGTGACCCAGCATAGCCTGCATGAACCTATGTACTATTTCCTCTCCGTGCTCTCTGCCACTGACCTGGGTTTGACTTTTTCTACAATGTCAACCACCTTGAGAATCCTGTGGTTTCAGGCAAATGAAATCAGTCTAGATTTTTGCATTGTTCAGATGTTTTTTCTCCATGGGTTCACATGTACAGAATCTGGAGTGTTACTGGCTATGGCTTTTGATCGTTATGTAGCGATCTGCAAACCTCTTAGATATACCTCAATTCTTACTAATTCTAGAATCATTCAGATAGGTTTTCTAGTGATAATGCGCACTCTACTTTTAATAGTTCCACTGTTTCTGCTCCTCAAACCTGTCTCTTTCTGTAAAAGGAATACCCTCTCCCACTCCTACTGCTATTATCCAGATGTGATTAAGTTAGCATGTTCAGACACTCGGGCAAATAACATCTGTGGACTAGTTGATCTCATTCTGACCACAGGGCTAGACACTCCATGCATTGTCTTATCTTATATTCTGATCATTCGCTCTGTCCTTAATATTGCCTCATCCGAAGAACGACACAAGGCCTTCAGCACCTGTGTGTCCCACATTGCAGCAGTTGCAGTTTTCTACATCCCTATGTTTAGCCTGTCTCTGGTGCATCGCTACGGTCGGTCAGTGCCCAAGGTAGTCCATACAATGATGGCCAATGTTTACCTTCTTCTACCCCCTGTGCTCAACCCCATCATCTACAGtgtgaaaacaaagcaaatcagaAAGGCCATTCTTAGTTTGCTCTTTGCAAAATGA